A segment of the Astyanax mexicanus isolate ESR-SI-001 unplaced genomic scaffold, AstMex3_surface scaffold_48, whole genome shotgun sequence genome:
GAATATCCCTAGTTGGTTTCCCAACCATCATCTTAATCCTTAACTGACAGTGTTCCCATGTTTTTATTGTAATCATTAAAAACATCAACAAAGTTTACGGTATTTTTCTAAAATGGTGTTTTGATGAATTTCTGTCTCAGAAACCAACGGGGGGTGTAGTCTGCCATTAGTAGTAACAAGGGGACCGAACAAATTGAAACCACCTCCTTTTTTTACCTCAGTACTGGCCCTACATTACCTCACCCCCATCTTTTTACAAAATGCAGGAACAAATGTAtatcaataaattaaataaagttgagcaGACATCCACTACCATTTCCTGAGCTCTAGACTGCAGGGGGAGCCCTAACCActactaataaatatataatacatatttaaatattacaaaGCATGGAAATGAAAAGGCAGAATGTAAAATGAGAATGAGGAGCCCAAATTATTTCTTTCAccttttattgtgttatttttttatttgtggaaaaagaaagagaaatgtcAAAGATatgttaattttcattttatttttggttGGATTTGCCTCCCATAGTCTCAGCAGTAATGCTCATCTTCAGGATTGTTGGATGAATTGCAGATCGCTGCCAGTTTTCTGTTGTTCTCCCTCATTGTATTGAGGAGTCTTGGTACATCTTCATCTGAGAGAAGCTGATTCCCCCCAATATCTCCTGCTGCCTtcatcacatcctccatcaccttcatcaccggCTCCAGATGGATGAATCTGCGAGTCTGACACTCGACCGCACTAACCCTCCCACTCAGAATGCTCAGAATGCGGACGGCTTTTCTCACAGTGCTCTGAAACTCAGCTACAGCAGCTCTCTGCTCCTTTAACTTCTGGATCTTTTTACGGATCTGCTCTATCGCGTCATGTTTCTGACTGATTTTGCTCTTAGTCTGGGAAATCTTGGAGTTGTATTCAGACACTCTACTTCTGTACTGGTTCACTTCAGACTCAGACCGTCTCTCCTCTTCTTCAGCAACTCTTACAGCCTTAGAAGCTTCAGCCAGTTCTACTGCTCCACCAATAACCATGGCAGAAcctgtaaagagaaaaaatagattGTGTAAAATTTTATTAAAGATTAATAAACCAGTACAAGTTTAGTACATCTTTATGAGTCGTGTGGTTCTTACCAGCGATCCATCCAACAACTGGTATAACGAGCAGTCCTGCTCCCACACCCGTCACAATCTCAGCATTACGTTTTCTCTCTTCCTGTTTCTGAAGTGTGTCTCTTGCTGATCTGAGAAGTGATCTGGCCACCTCCACAGAATGTTCAGACTGTTTCAGTAGTTTATTATTAGACTCCTGCTCTGTTTTCAGGTTGTCTAAGTCCTGTTGTGTAGATCTCTTCTCTCGTTCAAGTTTTCCCTCGTCTTGTGTGAGGATCTCAATGTTTTCATCCAGACTCTTCAGCCCTGAATTTGCTGCCTGTTCTGATTTCTGCAGACTCTGTTCAGTCTCAACAATCTGTTCCCTGATGAAGCTGTAATTTCTAAACTCTCCACTAAAAGAATCTACATCTCCATCAATGAGAGCCTCATAGACTCTGTTGAGGGACCAGAGTCCATCTTTTAAAGGATCCACAACTTTCTTCACCATACTAAAagttgaaaagaaaaaaacagtgtaaaaggaGTCAACTGTACAATCAGAAAACAACTAAAAATGGGTCTAATCCAATCAGACATCTAGTATTGATACTGAATTCACTAATCAGGTTTTTGGATAAACAGGGTTGACTCACTCAGTTAGCTGATGCTGGACTATAAACCCACCGTAACTATGGCTTTATTAAAATGTTGATTGTCCTGAGATATTTTGTAATACTATGAAATAAAATAAGCTGAGAAATAAAAGAAGCTCATATACATTATAACCAATGACCAgccaatatacactgctcaaaaaaagaaaacactaaaataacacattcTGGATCTCAAAGAATGAAATATTCCAGTTGAAAAATCCTTATTCATTACATAATGGAATGCGTtgagaacaaaataacaaaaatgatcaatgtaaatcaaaatGATTGGCCCTtggaggtctggatttggaatcatactcaaaatcaaattggaaaatcaaataacagactgacCCATCTTCAGGTTTGCAGCAGCAAACGCGAGGCCACGGGCAGGCCAGTGGCAGGTTTGCAGCAGGACGTGAGGCGGACGTAGACGCAggtaatatttatttacatagacaataaacaaacaaaactaaactcaaaacaagatacatttagagacaggactactggaattgacataacagaaaacaaagaaacagcaacctgacggcgtgaaacacacacaagaccagacaaccacatgctcaaacacaggggcttaaatacacacaatgGAAAAGGGAAACACCTGGGATCACTGAAGAGGGGCGGAACTACAAATtgaaacaggtgggagcactaaagacatgggcggagacaaggggagagccatgtgctctgaaCACATGGCTTTGAATACAAACAAAGgaatggaaaaaacatggaggctgacaaggACGTGACAGCCAGTCCATAGCATCAATGCCTttatcatgcaggaactgctgacacacttcagccagatgaggtctagcattgtcatGCTTCAGAAgggcccactgcaccagcatatggtggtctgaggatctcatcctgGTACCTAATGCCAGTCAGGGTGTGGTTGACTtggagttacattgtgttgtttaagtgttccctttatttttttgagcagtgtatttagtAGAAAATGTCACATTTCACAGTTTACATTCAGTGTATTATGCTCTTCTAATAAGGTGTAAAGCACTATTTCAGCCTCATGATCTATTCTTAATCACAATACCAGCAATAATAATAGTAgattaaaatctgttaaatacttaagttaattaaattgtattaataatatatatatatatatatatatatatatatatatatatatatatatatatatatatatatataaaattgtcaGAATAACTGTCCATATGGGTTTGGGCACATCACTAACAaaaatataggattttaatgtaaaatattacatttcgTGTCATGGgtgcatgtttgtttatttttcaacTTACTCAGAAGCACAGATCTG
Coding sequences within it:
- the LOC111188187 gene encoding uncharacterized protein LOC111188187, with translation MVKKVVDPLKDGLWSLNRVYEALIDGDVDSFSGEFRNYSFIREQIVETEQSLQKSEQAANSGLKSLDENIEILTQDEGKLEREKRSTQQDLDNLKTEQESNNKLLKQSEHSVEVARSLLRSARDTLQKQEERKRNAEIVTGVGAGLLVIPVVGWIAGSAMVIGGAVELAEASKAVRVAEEEERRSESEVNQYRSRVSEYNSKISQTKSKISQKHDAIEQIRKKIQKLKEQRAAVAEFQSTVRKAVRILSILSGRVSAVECQTRRFIHLEPVMKVMEDVMKAAGDIGGNQLLSDEDVPRLLNTMRENNRKLAAICNSSNNPEDEHYC